From Veillonella dispar, one genomic window encodes:
- a CDS encoding carbon-nitrogen family hydrolase produces the protein MKKRLTLIQMDVHVNDVEYNYNRVQELLSQSLSENPDIIVLPETWNTGFYPSTDLINIADANGDRTKALLSAFAKKHNVNIVGGSVAVAKDNLVFNTSYVYNRSGKLVGEYSKMHGFSPAKEDKYFAGGTHTTHFELDGIPCSTVICYDIRFPELIRMAALPGTELLFVPAQWPTMRLRHWQVLNEVRAIENQLYVCAVNGCGTVGRVQSTGHSAVYDPWGTNLLEMDTNEGIASVDIDLAVVEDIRNKINIFRDRKPELYNL, from the coding sequence ATGAAAAAACGTCTTACTCTCATACAAATGGATGTCCACGTAAACGACGTAGAATATAACTACAATCGAGTTCAAGAATTATTGTCTCAATCCCTATCTGAAAATCCAGATATTATCGTATTACCGGAAACCTGGAACACTGGTTTTTATCCATCTACAGATTTAATCAATATCGCTGATGCAAATGGTGACCGCACAAAAGCCTTATTAAGTGCATTCGCTAAAAAACATAATGTAAATATTGTGGGCGGTTCTGTAGCAGTTGCAAAAGACAATCTCGTATTTAATACATCCTATGTTTACAACCGAAGCGGTAAACTTGTAGGAGAATATTCAAAGATGCACGGCTTTAGCCCTGCCAAAGAAGACAAATACTTTGCTGGTGGTACTCATACAACTCATTTTGAATTAGATGGAATTCCTTGTAGTACCGTCATCTGTTACGACATCCGCTTCCCTGAGCTCATAAGAATGGCTGCATTGCCAGGCACGGAATTATTATTTGTGCCTGCTCAATGGCCTACGATGCGTTTACGTCACTGGCAGGTACTCAATGAAGTGCGAGCTATTGAAAACCAATTATACGTATGTGCCGTAAACGGCTGTGGCACAGTGGGCCGCGTTCAAAGTACAGGTCACTCTGCTGTATATGACCCATGGGGTACCAACCTACTCGAAATGGACACTAATGAAGGCATTGCTTCCGTAGACATCGACCTCGCTGTAGTCGAAGATATCCGTAACAAAATTAATATCTTTAGAGATCGCAAACCTGAACTCTATAACCTATAA
- a CDS encoding type II toxin-antitoxin system RelE family toxin: MAYKLEFSKRFDKQFSKLDKSTQRYLFNWLIKNVDNVENPRYSGKSLTGNKTGLWRYRIGNYRVIADINDDRCIILALEVGHRKDIYK, translated from the coding sequence ATGGCTTATAAACTGGAGTTTTCTAAACGGTTTGACAAGCAATTTTCTAAACTCGATAAATCAACGCAACGTTATCTCTTTAATTGGCTTATCAAGAATGTAGATAATGTAGAAAATCCTAGATATTCAGGAAAATCATTGACAGGCAATAAGACGGGGCTGTGGCGTTATCGCATTGGTAATTATAGAGTCATTGCTGATATTAATGATGATAGATGTATTATTTTAGCGTTAGAAGTTGGCCATCGAAAAGATATTTACAAATAG
- a CDS encoding response regulator transcription factor: MSEHILIIEDDLDIANIERDYLMVAGYDVTIMTNGTEGIEAALNTPVDLIILDVMLPEMDGFEVCRQIRDKVRVPIVMVTARLDDIDKIRGLGVGADDYIEKPFSPSVLIAKIKAMLAQYKRLTERDAMETNAIQSGEIRLDPKMMKVWVNEKEVHLKKKEFQLLEFLMRNRDIVFSKEELYSRVWGLDSYGDYATVAVHINRLREEIEDNPSDSKHIITVWGVGYKFV; the protein is encoded by the coding sequence ATGAGTGAACATATCTTAATTATTGAAGACGATTTGGATATCGCCAATATTGAGCGTGATTATTTGATGGTGGCAGGTTATGATGTAACTATTATGACTAATGGTACTGAAGGTATTGAGGCTGCCTTAAATACTCCTGTAGACCTTATTATCCTTGATGTTATGTTGCCAGAAATGGATGGTTTTGAAGTTTGCCGCCAAATTCGAGACAAGGTTCGTGTACCAATTGTTATGGTAACAGCTCGACTTGATGATATTGATAAAATCCGTGGTCTAGGTGTAGGCGCTGATGACTACATTGAAAAACCATTCTCGCCATCTGTATTGATTGCAAAAATCAAAGCTATGTTAGCACAATATAAGCGTTTAACAGAGCGTGATGCTATGGAAACCAATGCGATTCAATCTGGAGAAATCCGTCTTGATCCTAAGATGATGAAAGTTTGGGTAAACGAAAAAGAAGTTCACCTTAAAAAGAAAGAATTCCAGTTATTAGAATTCTTAATGCGTAATCGTGATATCGTATTCAGTAAAGAAGAATTATACTCTCGCGTTTGGGGGTTAGATTCCTATGGTGATTATGCAACAGTAGCTGTACATATCAACCGTTTACGTGAAGAAATTGAAGATAATCCATCTGATAGTAAACACATTATTACAGTATGGGGCGTGGGTTATAAATTTGTTTGA
- a CDS encoding phosphodiester glycosidase family protein has protein sequence MFKKNWVKFIIMVFLFTVVTSPFVVLFGPFNNVKRAVIGAILQSRHPHYITWLFSEDELQSILGTVGVVKSQDLFKFNAREDKSLNLEKIQSARYVGYILEIPDPRRIEVGTAANIQEKGDTTSNIAKMNNAVAAINGGGFHDPNGTGTGRLPYGFILHDGEYVIGKDVGPEEAVDFVGFSKSGNLIAGNYDKTQLGDMKAMEGITFGPPLIVDGKKMITEGDGGWGVGPRTAIGQKKDGTVLFLVIDGRQPGYSLGATLRDVQDILYEKGCYIAANLDGGSSSTLYLNGKVVNKPADLLGERMIPTAFIVK, from the coding sequence TTGTTCAAAAAGAATTGGGTAAAGTTCATCATCATGGTGTTCCTATTTACCGTTGTAACCTCACCATTCGTGGTGCTCTTTGGACCATTTAATAATGTAAAGCGCGCCGTTATTGGTGCCATATTGCAATCTCGCCATCCTCATTACATTACATGGCTATTCAGTGAAGATGAATTGCAATCTATTTTGGGCACGGTTGGTGTTGTTAAAAGCCAAGATTTGTTCAAGTTTAATGCTCGTGAAGATAAGAGTTTAAACCTTGAAAAAATTCAGTCTGCTCGTTATGTAGGCTATATTCTTGAAATTCCAGATCCTCGTCGTATTGAAGTCGGTACAGCTGCTAATATTCAAGAAAAAGGCGATACTACAAGTAATATTGCGAAGATGAATAATGCGGTAGCTGCTATCAATGGCGGTGGTTTCCACGATCCTAATGGTACTGGTACAGGCCGTTTGCCATATGGCTTTATCTTGCATGATGGTGAATATGTCATCGGTAAAGATGTAGGACCTGAGGAAGCGGTAGACTTTGTAGGCTTCTCTAAATCTGGTAACCTTATTGCAGGTAACTATGACAAAACACAACTTGGTGATATGAAAGCAATGGAAGGTATTACCTTTGGCCCACCTCTTATCGTAGATGGTAAGAAGATGATTACTGAAGGCGATGGCGGCTGGGGCGTAGGTCCACGTACTGCTATCGGTCAAAAGAAAGATGGTACAGTACTATTCCTCGTAATTGATGGTCGTCAACCAGGTTATTCTCTTGGCGCTACATTACGTGACGTACAAGATATTCTCTATGAAAAAGGTTGCTATATTGCAGCGAATTTAGATGGTGGTTCTAGTTCTACACTATACCTCAATGGTAAAGTAGTAAACAAACCAGCCGATTTGTTAGGGGAACGCATGATCCCAACGGCGTTTATCGTGAAATAG
- a CDS encoding inverse autotransporter beta domain-containing protein encodes MVSKKVIIKSLVCTALTCSFATCALAADKDNGEKVQSSWMDRTDIGVAVQGAQKDTYHEYKINPTPYRNTSSAITRSEHSSTQEMKNSQYFIETIQPIKYYGEHAKSVLFIQGRIEGNGGEKISSDAYWNGGESSYIGDDPKYKAAARLAQQPSYLDKGETVQHDSLGVVGSIGAGYRRLSKNEHAYVGINTFYDYAFRDKLSRVGIGLEYVAGLNKISANVYHGLSEKKTKPYYFENSLVIVPRADEFHYPEDGYPNGFTKIRYAYENVLDGYNVRYTRDYKNARWISTYVEGYHWKTKSPSEHPVDMFYLNQHKWKSISGLKLGATLNITPHISIDLGFNKNNISSGEPYVSVMYTLGKSRYAYLGGKHSEDTVSTARSKMLDKVKRHDMVVESYSEYNYRDTPWDHL; translated from the coding sequence ATGGTTAGTAAAAAGGTGATTATCAAATCTTTAGTATGTACAGCATTGACATGTAGTTTTGCTACATGCGCATTAGCAGCAGATAAAGATAATGGAGAAAAAGTTCAATCAAGCTGGATGGATCGTACTGATATAGGGGTGGCAGTACAAGGTGCTCAAAAAGATACATATCATGAATACAAAATAAATCCAACGCCTTATCGAAATACAAGTAGTGCAATTACTCGTAGTGAACATAGCTCTACACAGGAGATGAAAAATTCTCAATATTTTATAGAAACAATACAACCAATTAAGTATTATGGTGAACATGCTAAATCAGTTCTGTTTATTCAAGGCCGTATAGAGGGTAATGGTGGGGAAAAAATCTCATCAGATGCATATTGGAACGGGGGAGAAAGTAGCTATATTGGTGATGATCCTAAGTATAAAGCTGCAGCTAGGCTTGCACAACAACCGTCCTATCTTGATAAGGGAGAGACTGTTCAACATGATTCACTAGGTGTAGTAGGAAGTATAGGAGCAGGATATAGGCGGCTTAGTAAGAATGAACACGCTTATGTGGGTATAAATACATTTTATGATTATGCTTTTAGGGATAAATTATCTCGAGTTGGTATCGGCTTAGAGTATGTTGCTGGTTTGAATAAAATTAGTGCTAATGTTTATCACGGGTTATCTGAGAAGAAAACAAAGCCTTATTATTTTGAAAACTCTCTTGTAATTGTACCAAGAGCTGATGAATTTCATTATCCTGAGGACGGATATCCAAATGGTTTTACTAAGATAAGATATGCCTATGAGAATGTATTAGATGGATATAATGTACGTTATACTAGAGATTATAAAAATGCTCGATGGATTTCTACATATGTAGAGGGTTACCATTGGAAGACAAAGAGTCCAAGCGAACATCCCGTTGATATGTTTTATCTTAACCAACATAAATGGAAGTCGATAAGTGGATTGAAATTAGGGGCTACGTTAAATATTACACCACATATTTCTATAGACCTTGGTTTTAATAAAAATAATATTAGCTCAGGTGAACCATATGTGTCTGTAATGTATACATTAGGTAAGTCTAGATATGCTTACTTAGGCGGTAAACATAGTGAAGATACTGTAAGTACAGCACGTTCAAAGATGCTAGATAAAGTTAAACGCCACGACATGGTTGTTGAATCATATAGTGAATATAATTATCGAGATACACCATGGGATCATTTATAA
- a CDS encoding sensor histidine kinase, producing the protein MNLQIRIWISNVVLFVVPILIAIILFLLYFTGLRILANAGYYLRIEQEQQFKSVSRITETITFYGLENNLIDSLVKPSYSLLDPKEVYVEVLDQGNMVYSYGNPQIYSASAIVGLIDVNPELQGIVYQSNNTFVYEMRKYDGRHAYVYHIAIKRATHGSDSLMETVSFYIIVVAILLFIVTFFAINRFVTRFIMIHVKNMTKSLEMANRQIEMEQEQQKELLAGISHDIRTPLTAIKAYAEGVRDGIAPTEEQQKRYMGIILKRANDLDSMLEELFLITTLNYKKESRPSERIELGQYVRDFVEDHLAPYQTRGLEIKFRIAAENAFINANPQLLQRVLQNVLNNSAKYKISDVGHCVIDVTSDDDFVYCVISDDGPGVPPESLERLMRPFYRVDSSRTNPQEGSGLGLSIIRRIMEIFEGRVVIENVRPHGLRIILEFPKQGEES; encoded by the coding sequence GTGAATTTACAAATACGGATTTGGATATCCAATGTTGTGCTCTTTGTAGTGCCTATTTTGATAGCAATTATCTTATTTTTGTTATACTTTACAGGTCTGCGCATATTGGCTAATGCCGGTTACTATTTGCGTATTGAGCAGGAACAACAGTTTAAAAGTGTCAGTCGAATCACTGAAACAATTACCTTTTATGGTTTAGAAAACAACTTAATAGATAGCTTAGTAAAGCCTAGCTATAGTCTACTTGATCCGAAGGAAGTATATGTAGAGGTACTAGATCAAGGTAATATGGTGTACAGCTATGGTAATCCTCAAATCTATAGTGCTTCTGCTATTGTTGGTCTTATTGATGTAAACCCTGAATTACAAGGTATTGTATATCAGTCCAATAATACGTTCGTATATGAAATGCGGAAATACGATGGGCGACATGCTTACGTATATCATATTGCTATAAAGCGCGCTACTCATGGTAGTGATAGCTTAATGGAAACAGTTTCCTTCTATATTATTGTAGTGGCTATATTACTCTTTATTGTTACGTTCTTTGCTATTAACCGATTTGTTACACGCTTTATCATGATTCATGTTAAGAATATGACAAAGTCCTTAGAAATGGCCAATCGCCAGATTGAAATGGAACAGGAGCAACAAAAAGAGTTACTAGCAGGGATATCCCATGATATTCGAACGCCGTTAACAGCTATTAAAGCGTACGCAGAAGGTGTTCGCGATGGTATAGCACCAACAGAAGAACAACAAAAACGCTACATGGGAATTATTTTAAAACGAGCTAATGATTTAGATTCGATGTTAGAGGAGTTATTCCTCATTACAACTTTAAATTATAAAAAAGAGTCCCGTCCATCTGAACGAATTGAACTCGGTCAATATGTACGTGATTTTGTAGAAGATCATTTGGCTCCTTATCAAACAAGAGGTCTAGAAATTAAATTCCGTATAGCAGCGGAAAATGCTTTCATTAATGCAAACCCACAATTGTTACAGCGGGTTTTACAAAATGTGTTGAACAATAGTGCTAAGTATAAAATATCCGATGTCGGTCATTGTGTTATTGATGTAACTAGTGATGATGATTTTGTATACTGTGTTATCAGTGATGATGGTCCAGGGGTACCACCAGAATCTTTAGAACGTCTAATGCGTCCATTCTACCGTGTAGATTCATCTCGTACGAACCCACAAGAAGGTAGTGGTCTGGGATTATCGATTATTCGTCGAATTATGGAAATCTTTGAAGGCCGAGTTGTGATTGAAAATGTAAGACCACATGGTCTACGTATTATATTAGAATTTCCTAAACAAGGAGAAGAATCATGA
- a CDS encoding pyruvate carboxylase subunit B, with translation MAKKLRICETVLRDGHQSILATRMRYEQMEPVLGLLDEIGYEALECWGGATYDSCLRFLNEDPWERLRKLKANVKNTPLQMLLRGQNLLGYKHYSDDVVEAFCKAAVKNGIDRIRIFDALNDPRNMEAAIKYSKKAGAHVQSAMVYTISPVHTTESFLKVAETLVEMGTDSFCIKDMSGLLGPADAYDLVSTFKKRFGELPIDLHSHFTCGLASTTYWEAAKAGVDIIDTAISPFAHATSQPATETMIEMFKGTEWDLGLDLDKYIPLVDHFRKVKQQIAEEFNLKPASDVIPAVRRYQIPGGMLSNTQNQLNEMGMGDRFFDVMDEKPRVREDLGYPPLVTPTSQIVGTMAMMNVMMGDRYKMVPNEVKDLVRGKYGALPGKISDEIRHTIIGDEEPITCRPADLIEPELEGYRQDLASKGYNGITDEDVLTYAMFPEVAINFFDANRR, from the coding sequence ATGGCTAAAAAATTAAGAATCTGCGAAACCGTTCTTCGTGACGGTCATCAATCTATTTTGGCAACACGCATGCGTTATGAACAAATGGAACCAGTGCTTGGCCTTTTAGATGAAATTGGTTATGAAGCTCTTGAATGTTGGGGCGGCGCTACTTATGATAGCTGTCTTCGTTTCTTGAATGAAGATCCATGGGAACGCCTTCGCAAATTAAAAGCTAATGTAAAAAATACACCACTACAAATGTTACTTCGTGGCCAAAACTTGTTGGGCTACAAACATTACTCTGATGATGTAGTGGAAGCATTCTGTAAAGCTGCTGTAAAAAATGGTATTGACCGTATCCGTATTTTCGACGCATTGAACGACCCTCGTAACATGGAAGCTGCTATTAAATATTCCAAAAAAGCAGGCGCACACGTTCAATCCGCAATGGTATACACTATTTCTCCAGTTCATACAACTGAAAGCTTCTTGAAAGTAGCTGAAACATTGGTAGAAATGGGTACTGATTCCTTTTGTATCAAAGATATGTCCGGTTTGTTAGGACCTGCTGATGCATATGATTTGGTTTCCACATTCAAAAAACGTTTTGGTGAATTGCCAATCGACTTGCACAGCCATTTCACTTGCGGTCTTGCAAGCACTACATACTGGGAAGCTGCTAAAGCTGGCGTAGATATCATCGATACTGCTATCTCTCCATTCGCTCATGCAACTAGCCAACCAGCTACTGAAACTATGATCGAAATGTTCAAAGGTACTGAATGGGATCTTGGTCTTGACCTTGATAAATACATTCCATTAGTTGACCACTTCCGTAAAGTAAAACAACAAATCGCTGAAGAATTCAACTTGAAACCAGCTAGCGATGTAATCCCAGCTGTTCGTCGTTACCAAATTCCTGGCGGTATGTTGTCCAATACTCAAAACCAATTGAACGAAATGGGTATGGGCGATCGCTTCTTCGACGTTATGGATGAAAAGCCACGCGTTCGTGAAGACTTGGGTTACCCTCCATTGGTAACTCCAACATCCCAAATCGTTGGTACAATGGCTATGATGAACGTTATGATGGGCGACCGTTACAAAATGGTTCCTAACGAAGTTAAAGACCTTGTACGCGGTAAATATGGTGCGTTGCCTGGTAAAATTTCTGACGAAATTCGTCACACTATCATTGGTGATGAAGAACCAATCACTTGCCGTCCAGCAGATCTTATCGAACCTGAATTGGAAGGTTACCGTCAAGATTTAGCTTCCAAAGGCTACAATGGTATCACTGACGAAGACGTATTGACTTACGCTATGTTCCCAGAAGTTGCTATTAACTTCTTCGATGCAAATCGTCGTTAA
- the pgtP gene encoding phosphoglycerate transporter PgtP, with translation MFSFLQPKEAKSSVPQNMIMNLYYKYRFQSLIGIFIGYAAYYIVRNNFALSTHFLSDILHMSKTEIGLLSSGMLIAYGLSKGFMSSLADKASPAKFMAFGLICCAIINIFMSFADSLAFFLVLVVLNGFFQGFGVGPSFITLAKWYPKQERGRFGAIWNISHNLGGGIVAPIVAAALYFTTTDHWQLGSYGIPAIIAIIVAVIICFLIKESPEREGLPPTSEIIADTSHKTHRSSEAPHLSTRQIFVKYVLKNKNAWYVSLVDTFVYMIRFGMLTWLPIYLLQVKGFSKAEMSIAFLFFEWAAIPSTIFAGYISDKFFKGYRMPPAIIAVSIIFFCIFGYWQSESLLWVTFFAAVVGCLIYIPQFLASVQTMDIVPPFAVGSAVGLRGFMSYIVGANLGTTLFGVLADKFGWNAGFYLLMVACILCITFCVLAHFGAKELDAKEAELEQLQPAEANN, from the coding sequence ATGTTTTCATTTCTACAACCAAAAGAGGCAAAATCATCTGTACCACAAAATATGATTATGAATCTATACTATAAATACAGATTCCAATCTTTAATTGGTATTTTCATTGGTTACGCTGCATACTATATTGTTCGTAACAACTTTGCCTTATCAACTCATTTTTTATCAGATATCTTACACATGAGCAAAACCGAAATCGGTTTGTTATCTAGTGGTATGCTTATCGCCTACGGTCTAAGTAAAGGCTTCATGAGTAGTCTTGCTGACAAAGCAAGCCCTGCAAAATTCATGGCTTTCGGCCTTATTTGTTGTGCAATTATCAATATCTTCATGAGTTTTGCCGACAGCCTAGCCTTCTTCTTAGTATTAGTAGTTCTTAACGGTTTCTTCCAAGGCTTTGGTGTAGGCCCATCCTTCATCACACTTGCTAAATGGTATCCAAAGCAAGAACGTGGTCGCTTTGGGGCAATTTGGAATATCTCCCATAACCTTGGTGGTGGTATCGTAGCACCAATCGTAGCTGCAGCCTTATACTTCACCACAACTGATCACTGGCAATTAGGTAGCTATGGTATCCCTGCAATTATCGCAATTATTGTAGCCGTTATTATTTGCTTCTTGATCAAAGAAAGTCCTGAACGAGAAGGGTTACCACCAACTAGCGAAATCATTGCTGATACATCTCATAAAACACATAGAAGTTCTGAGGCACCACATCTAAGTACACGACAAATTTTTGTAAAATACGTATTAAAAAACAAAAATGCTTGGTATGTGTCTCTAGTTGATACATTCGTTTATATGATTCGTTTTGGTATGCTTACATGGTTGCCTATCTACTTATTACAAGTAAAAGGCTTCTCTAAAGCTGAAATGTCCATCGCTTTCTTATTCTTTGAGTGGGCGGCAATTCCTTCTACAATTTTTGCGGGTTACATTTCCGATAAATTCTTCAAAGGTTATCGCATGCCTCCAGCAATCATTGCAGTAAGTATTATCTTCTTCTGTATCTTTGGCTATTGGCAAAGTGAATCCCTCTTATGGGTTACATTCTTTGCTGCTGTCGTAGGTTGCTTAATCTACATTCCTCAATTCTTAGCATCTGTACAAACTATGGATATTGTACCTCCATTCGCTGTAGGCTCTGCTGTTGGTCTTCGTGGCTTTATGAGTTACATCGTAGGTGCCAACCTTGGTACAACACTATTTGGTGTTTTAGCAGATAAATTCGGTTGGAATGCAGGTTTCTATCTCCTAATGGTAGCATGTATTCTTTGTATTACATTCTGTGTACTTGCCCACTTTGGTGCAAAAGAATTGGATGCTAAAGAAGCAGAACTCGAACAACTTCAACCAGCTGAAGCTAACAACTAA
- a CDS encoding polysaccharide deacetylase family protein, translated as MKRIPLVTLLVVALTMVLAGCGLLSQKTEPTSSAPPVKEVKMVHPSGIPVLMYHKIGDDKDNDAVIREDLFREQMKFLKDNGYNPLTMDQLYDYVVNGAAVPEKPVVLTFDDGYADTYSIVYPIMKEYGFAATVFINPGDVGTRLTWDQIREMHKNGITISNHGFQHIEMGQLSEAKQIENITKAQEALAKEVGIKDNPWFCYPYGDKNEFTDAATKKAGIKMSMAMKSGWVHTGDNPYNILRVWVGNAVDIKHFEERISTEHFTDL; from the coding sequence ATGAAACGGATTCCATTGGTAACACTATTAGTTGTCGCATTGACAATGGTTTTAGCAGGATGTGGACTGCTTTCACAAAAAACAGAGCCCACTAGTTCAGCGCCACCAGTAAAAGAAGTCAAAATGGTACATCCATCAGGTATTCCTGTTCTTATGTATCATAAAATTGGCGACGATAAAGATAATGATGCGGTTATTCGTGAGGATTTATTCAGAGAACAAATGAAGTTCCTCAAAGATAATGGCTATAATCCACTAACGATGGATCAACTATATGACTATGTCGTAAATGGTGCAGCAGTGCCTGAAAAACCTGTTGTATTAACCTTCGATGATGGCTATGCTGATACGTATTCTATCGTATATCCAATCATGAAAGAGTATGGTTTTGCAGCCACTGTGTTTATCAATCCTGGCGATGTAGGCACTCGGTTAACTTGGGATCAAATTCGTGAAATGCATAAGAATGGTATCACCATTTCTAATCACGGGTTCCAACATATCGAAATGGGCCAATTGTCTGAAGCTAAACAAATAGAAAATATTACAAAGGCTCAAGAAGCCCTCGCGAAAGAAGTAGGTATCAAGGATAATCCTTGGTTCTGCTATCCTTATGGAGATAAAAATGAATTCACCGATGCTGCCACTAAAAAAGCGGGCATTAAAATGAGTATGGCCATGAAATCTGGCTGGGTTCATACAGGTGATAATCCATATAACATTTTGCGTGTCTGGGTTGGTAATGCTGTTGATATCAAACATTTTGAAGAACGCATTAGCACTGAACATTTCACTGATTTATAA
- a CDS encoding glycosyltransferase family 9 protein, which produces MNILFVRLSYIGDILHATPAARWIKEHYSEAKLHWIVTPSMVELLKNNPYVDEIIPWERDEYEAHSKKLHIPTMWRMWWELRDKLEPYKFDVAVDVQGRLITGLVLLASGAPIRLGLGGTKELNWLFTNYKAKPSTDHVIKRYIEVAELLNTAVTEHSDLNVSSAVSEDNVKPCITNGVTGKKLYHMDFFVPPNLHVWAEEQWKSISYDTFLERSEVEKPLRVGLVLGTSWATKEWPQEKWYSLIKSLQYRANFVCLGGPKEATQYKPLMDSLTVDGLDKIMLNMLGKTTLQEVGALIESCDVVVTADTGSLHIALALNKPVVALFGPTDPKLWGPLTGNFKVLVNDELDCLGCRKRRCPKPDQYCMSGIDSVRVKKAIFELIGDKHGKV; this is translated from the coding sequence ATGAATATATTATTTGTACGACTCAGCTACATAGGCGATATACTACATGCTACACCTGCAGCACGCTGGATTAAAGAACACTATTCAGAGGCAAAGCTCCATTGGATTGTAACACCTAGTATGGTAGAACTTTTAAAGAACAATCCCTATGTAGATGAAATCATTCCATGGGAACGGGATGAATACGAAGCACATTCTAAAAAACTACATATTCCAACGATGTGGCGCATGTGGTGGGAACTTAGAGATAAGTTGGAACCATATAAATTTGATGTGGCTGTCGATGTACAAGGGCGACTCATAACAGGGCTCGTTTTATTAGCATCAGGTGCACCTATTCGCCTTGGCCTTGGTGGTACAAAAGAACTAAATTGGCTGTTTACAAACTACAAAGCAAAGCCAAGTACGGATCATGTTATCAAGCGATATATAGAGGTAGCAGAATTACTGAATACTGCCGTTACAGAGCATAGTGACCTAAATGTATCCAGTGCTGTTTCTGAGGATAATGTAAAACCTTGTATAACAAATGGGGTAACTGGTAAAAAGCTATACCACATGGACTTTTTTGTGCCACCTAATTTGCATGTTTGGGCAGAAGAACAGTGGAAATCAATTAGTTATGACACATTTTTGGAGCGTAGCGAAGTAGAAAAGCCACTACGCGTAGGTCTTGTGTTAGGCACGTCCTGGGCGACGAAAGAGTGGCCTCAAGAGAAATGGTATTCTCTTATTAAATCCCTTCAGTATCGAGCTAATTTTGTTTGTTTAGGTGGTCCAAAGGAGGCTACTCAATACAAACCATTGATGGATTCCTTAACAGTTGATGGCCTTGATAAAATTATGCTAAATATGCTGGGGAAAACTACACTTCAAGAGGTAGGGGCTTTAATTGAAAGTTGCGATGTAGTAGTGACTGCTGATACAGGATCATTACATATTGCATTGGCTTTAAATAAACCAGTAGTAGCATTATTTGGCCCTACGGATCCTAAACTGTGGGGTCCATTAACGGGAAACTTTAAGGTTCTTGTTAATGATGAGTTAGATTGCTTAGGTTGTCGTAAACGACGTTGTCCTAAGCCTGATCAATATTGTATGTCTGGTATTGACTCAGTACGCGTGAAAAAGGCGATTTTCGAATTGATAGGAGATAAACATGGCAAAGTTTAA
- the relB gene encoding type II toxin-antitoxin system RelB family antitoxin, protein MANISVRLNEQEEELFKTYAEFMDETLSTLFKKALLEKIEDEFDLKVGQKALAEYKQDPVTYSVAEMRAKYGL, encoded by the coding sequence ATGGCAAATATTTCAGTCCGTTTAAATGAACAAGAAGAAGAGTTATTTAAAACATATGCTGAGTTTATGGATGAAACACTTTCTACTCTCTTTAAGAAGGCTTTACTAGAAAAGATTGAAGATGAATTTGATCTTAAGGTAGGTCAAAAAGCATTAGCAGAATATAAGCAAGATCCTGTTACTTATTCTGTAGCGGAAATGCGTGCAAAATATGGCTTATAA